From the genome of Rhinatrema bivittatum chromosome 11, aRhiBiv1.1, whole genome shotgun sequence:
GCGCAGCCCCTCAACCAATGCCAGGGGCCCATGGTTGCGTCACGTGCCGTCGTTTGGCGCTTTTGTTCGCTGCCGTTGGGCACTAGGGACTCAGTCCGCCGGAGCGCAGTGGTAGCCGTAGTTGGTGCAGGTGGGTGTGAGTGGCCAGGGGCTGGAGTAACGGCGGGGGGTAGAAGCCCGTTTTGGATTCTGTGATTTAAATGGAGACTTTCtactacttcccccccccccctctattatGGCGGGAATGAGAaaagccctccctcccccctcgaTTACCCCAAGCAGCGGCCTCTTTGTGTGGTTGGAGCCCTCTCCCCCCGCTCCTTTGTTTAGCCTGACGGACCCTTTCTGCAGGCGGATTATGTCTTTCTGGGTTGTTTTTGTCAAGGGGTGGGCGCGGCTGGAGGATTAGCACTCGGGGACCGAGCTATAACGCTGCCTCTGCCTGGCTAGCGGAGAAGCAGGTGCGGGGGGTCTCTAGCGGTTGTGGGTGCTGGGTTCCCGTTCGCGCCCTACGCTTTGAACGAGAAGCAGGCAGCGTGAGCTAGACCAATAACGGGTGCGTCACCGCGCGGTGTGGGAGCGCATGCATCCCCATGCTCTCTGCCGAGAGCCTGACGGGGGAGACGTCCCGGCCTCTCGCTTGGCTGAGGCTTTTTCTGCATGTGGCGCGAGAGGTTTGGAGCTACgcggcgggggcggggggggcagggggtccTCGTTCGCACCCAGCGCCCGCGGCTACCCGCCATTCTGCAGGTTTGAACGACGGACCCAACCGCTCGTGTGGTCTGTGTGCGCGCGCCAGTTCGCCTGATTGACAGTTGTGGGAGCCAAACGGAGCGTGCGTGAGTGCCGCCACGCCCCTCGTCTGCGGGCCGCCCGCGGAAGGCGGGGCTCCTGAGCTGTGCGGCGTGTGCTTCGCGCGCATCGGCAGCGCCGTGTGGCGGTTTGTTACTCGCGCTCTATTGTTTTGAATTCTTGGACTGCGTTGGGGGAGGGGCTAGATTGCTGTACTCTATTTCTATTGGACTAACGGAGAAAAGATCTCTAGCCAATCAGGGGTGGGGCGCTGAGCTCTTTGTTGGTCTTGGCAGGGCGGTGGAACCGCTGCTTGTTTTGTAGATGAATTGGGGATGCGGGCTGAAATATGTGGGAGACCAAAGCAATCTGAAGATAAAAGGAAACTACTCATTTACTTCTTTCTTAATGACTGCTGTCTCTGTTAGTTGGACTTTACTTTCATGCAGCAGTTTTAAGAAAGACACCCTCTTAAAGGGACAAAAGGACTGCATGTCAAACCCCTGACCGCGTGTACCATGTCTCACGAATTGGTGGTGGTTCCGTTTTTAAGAGCAAAGCGAGTTTAACCCTGACCCACAGGCCCCTTAAAATGGTACATCGTGTAGTCTTGTTACTCTTGAACATATTTATGCCTTTAAATTTTTATCTCTATATGTCTGGAAGTTTCTTAGAATGCACCCTAATCTGCTGAGCAGACTAGAAAGGCCATCTTGGGCATTATCTAGTGTCATTGACTGTTATAAATTGTAATTTTGGCCCTTTCTCTGGTTTTGAAACAGCTCTACAAGTCGCAATATTGACATAGGATAGATACAGTTTATGGTTCAAAATCTAACCTGAGTAGCATTGGGGGGGGAGGTGTTGTCAGCTAACAACTTACTGATTACAAATGGTATAAAGCGGTTTATAGGGTCATATTAGTAGTCTAGCTGCTGAATTCCTGCCCAACtacttaatgctgttttggttCTTCATACTTTATTTGCGACTAAAGATAATTGACTTGTCTCCTTAAAAATGGCCTCAATATTTTTCAGGACTAGTTTCTGCAGTATGAAAGTGTATCGATACTGCAAAGTATAGCACCTTAAATTCTTTCTAAGAAATAGAATAGGATGGCAGAAAAGGCCAATCTAGTCTGCTCAGTTTCATTTCTGGTGCAATGTTGATGACTTCAGTTGATCCAAGGAACAAAGATCAGTTTAGTACtaacaaaagtatttttttctttttaggtgtTTCTTcagctgatttattttttttttttgtggcgcaTATTTTGAAGTGTTGTAATGGCTACTTCTGGTAGGTGACTCTTTGTATATAAACTAAATGTCATGCTGATGCTTTCTGCATCCATAGTCCTTCATAATTCTGAAATGAAAACCATTGTTTATTTGAAAAAAGACCAATAgtgcaatattttatttaccttAGTAAGTGTTAATAGTAAGTAATAAAACATCTTTCAACTTTAAAAGCATAAATTCCTATGTCAATAAAAATCATGCATGTAAGTTGAAAAAAATTGGCAGGCTTTCAGCACTCATTGCTATGGATATGTTGGCCTATTCCGCTATGGGGAAGAAGGTGGAGATTGATGCAGAGGGATTACTGGTGaaacactaacaggccgattcagtacagtgcgcatttgacacgctagctttaccccttagtaaggggtaatagcgcatcaaacgcgcgtccaaacacaccccccctcccccccccccgaaattaatagtgcctgcaacatgccaaatgcatgttgatggccctattagttattcccgcgctattcagtgagtaaaatgtgcagccaagccacacattttactttcagaaattagcacctacccaaaggtaggcgttaatttctgccggcatggtgatattaagtcggaggtcccaaaagtttaaaaaaaaaaaaaaaaaaaatttaaatcggctcacgggttgaaaactggacgctcaattttgccggcagcaggtttgagaacagacgctggcaaaattgagcgttggctgtcaaactcgctgacagctgccgctcctgtccaaaaagaggcactagggacgcgctagtgtccctagcgcctctttttactgcaggccctaatttgaattttttttctgaattgcgtgcacaggagagtggcctgtgcgcatactgggagagcgggtgctctcccatgatttttactgtatcagcctgtaaaagagggggggagggggaaggaagaagggaTCTGTACTTCTCAGTTTCCAGAACTAACACATTCTTGGTGTAAAGAATGGTGTACACACTTGcaccttttttaatgtttaatacaTATTTCAATACTAATATTGTCAGTTATAATTTAGTAAAGATAGTTTTGCCTTTCTATAAAGGTTGTGCAACTTTAACAGGTCAGTCTAGTCTGAATGTAGACTAAACTGCTTTCTGGCATGAAGTTACAAGCAAAATCATTAACATAGTTCGGTGTCTAGGCTAGTTTGACTCCATAGATAGTACTGTACACTATCAGATTGGGTTCCCAGCTAGGACTCCTCATTGAGATGCTGGCTCGGAATACTTTTGCTAAAACATAATCCTGATGAAGAGGGCTGACTTTGATGGTTGGGAGTGTTAAACAGTTGTATTCTGTGGTTAGGCAAAAAGCATTAGTATAGTTCTCAAAGGAAAGACCACATCTTTGGATAAGCTGGGCTGTTTATGATTCAGAGGGTTTTCATCATAAAAGAATggagtgtacttttttttttccctgccccccctcctcccctttagATATTCAAGTAAAAGAACTGGAGAAGCGTGCCTCAGGGCAGGCATTTGAACTTATATTGAGCCCTCGGTCAAGTGAAACAGTTCCAGagtttcccctctctcctcccaaaaAGAAGGATCTTTCGCTAGAAGAAATTCAGAAAAAATTGGAAGCTGCAGAAGAAAGGCGCAAGGTAACAAAACTCATTTAACTGTAACCAAGAATCTGGAACAGTGTCATTaactctagtggcatggtgtCCATTTCTAAGTCCCCAAATGTTTCTCTATGAAACATTCTTTGTAAAAATCATGCATTTGCTGTATTAACTGCATAGTTATATTTCCAGGTGTTTACTGTAATGTTTCCCCTAAACAGCATGGCAACCTACCAAAGCCACCATGGACTGTATATCTGATCTGTTTACACATTTGAGAATGCTGTAATAAGACAGCTGAAATTGAATCTATCACTACACATTGCTAGTAGTTCAGTATTATCCTGACAGGTGAACATTAGCATACATTTCACTGTAATCTAAATTCCTTTCCTTGGCATGTTTAGTCTCATGAAGCTGAAGTGTTGAAGCAACTGGCTGAGAAACGAGAGCATGAAAAAGAAGTACTTCAAAAGGCAATCGAAGAAAACAATCTCTTCAGCAAAATGGCAGAAGAGAAACTGACTCATAAGATGGAAGCAAACAAAGAGAACAGAGAGGCGCAGATGGCTGCTAAGCTTGAGCGCTTGCGAGAGAAGGTAGGTTAAGACTTCAGAATTTCCTAAAACCAGAAATTCTGAACTCTACTCAGtcttggatttaaaaaaacaaaagcagggaGTGAAAATACTTCATGGGGTGAAGTACTGCTGCACTGCGGGCTGAGgtatttttgcttatttttaagaATCCCCTTTTTATAAAGAGATCCTTGGGTATAGTTAGACATGGGAGTGCTTATTGGCCACTCTGGATTCAGGCAGAGTCTAGATGAGGTcccctttcttccctgctgcttaGTTGATATTGGTGCACTGTTCTGCTTTTACCTTTACATAGTTAGTGATAtttattcactaaagaagaaacGTTTTCACCCCTTAGGATAAGAAGGTGGAAGAAGTTCGAAAGAACAAAGAATCCAAAGATGATGCTGAAAACTGAATTGGGCTATTCAATCTGACACTgcattttttttactgtaatatCCAAAGATGGGTTTTGTTTACTTGTCAGTGTTTATATTTTTTCCAGAATAATCCTAGAAGCTGTAATACTGTAGAGCTGTATAGCTGATCTAAACTGCACATGGTTAGGTGTGGCAACTAAAAAGCAATTTGCAAGTTTCACTTTTAAGTGTTCTTACTGATGTAGCTGTTGCATCCTTTTCTACTCAGATATGTTTGGTACTGGATTGATGGCTAGTCGGCTCTATACATGTTTGAAAGATGTAGGACGTTTTGAAATATTCAATCCTGTTACATGCTGAATACTGCAACTTAAATCTGTATGTGACTTGGTCTACAATATACTGTAATTTGTTTAATGATTTAATAAAGCTACACAGTGATGTTCTATTCTGGCAGTAGTATGTACAAACCAAGGCATAATTGTTCTATACATTGTAGTTGAAGTGCCTTTGTGGGGAAAaagtaaaagtcttttttttttttttttcaagttaagTCTAATGCCAGAGATTGGTGCAAAGGCAGTTATAGTGgcagctgcttaaaaaaaaaaaaaacaaacctgcctTATGGTACTCTGCTCCTTTGGGATGGGCTAGAGGGTTACTAGAGTGTAACTAAGGTGAGCTATCTTTGCAGAataaggtttttgttttgttttggggcgTTTTCTCCCCCTTCACATGTGTCCGTCCCTCATTTTCTAAATAAAACTAGAATAAGAAACATGGTAACCTATATTTTTGTTGGCGCCTATTTATTTTTAAGCTGCTTAGTTTCTATTTAGGTGGTATAGATGGTTGAGACAGATACTAACTATCCTTAGCTTAACATTTACAAAATGTTGGTAGTAGCTGTACCACTTACCAGCTTGGCAGTGCATTTCAAAGCATCAGAACTCTTGTAAGGTGCTTCCTGGAGAACTGTAAAATGCTGTATGCAAGCAGAGGATAAAAATAGTTTACCCTAATGTAAATACTATGTAATTGGACTAACTTGGGGGATGCAATATAAAATGAGCCAACTTGGCTAAATTATCTCAGGTATTTCACATATGCTCTTTATTCTTTGAGTAGTTTTAGAGTTCTAGCCCTATACCCCAATGGGGAGGGTTGTATTAAAGTGCTGCTCTTTAAGGCAAGTTCTTTAGGTATTTAAACTTCGTTCATGGTATAGCTGACTTTGTATGTACCAATTCAAATAAAGTAACACTTCTATGCATTCTTTTGTATGCAGAGTGAACTTAAGAGAAAATGATTATAACTTTGCCCTTGAGCAGTCAGCATTGTGACAAGCAAAGCATCTTGCTTATAAGAACATACGTTTTTAGTGCTAAGAGAGCATTGTACGCGTGTTGACTGTTATCcaagcatatttttattttctcagtaTGCTTATGGATACATTTCAGAATAGACTGGTCTGAATGCTGCTAGTATTGTCTTATCCACAATAGCAGCATTGTTTTGCTATACCAGCTGGTGCTTTGTTTCACTTTTAAAACAATTTGGTGCTACCTCCCTGTACCAGCCAGTAATGGTTGCacaagtaacttttttttttttttttttttttttatattaccaGAATGACATTGTTTAGGCATTAATtgcatgtggggtttttttgttttttagttacctgctggctggctctattTAAAAGTTTCTTATATATCATTTTATATATAAGATGGTTTAGAAACTAAAATCACACATAATTAAAAGTATGAACataaaatgacaaaataaaaacagtaataaaaCTGATTTAGGGTGTAGCTTTAAAACTGCAAAAGTAACATGAATATAGGACATTGATCTTAGTTAAAGAATATTGTTAATCTGTAAGTTAGGTTGAAAGCAATACagccactatgtctttttttttttttgttttgttttggggttttttttaattcttttgggtTGGATATGGTTCTTAGTTGATGTACAaaagaacatacataatttaaaaccaAATACAGAAGTAGCCACTGTCCAGCataactaaaaatgaaaaaaaactcaCTGGGCAAAACTATTAGTGTACACTCTTTCCTTAAAGAACAATCTCAACTGTTAATATAAAACCTACagtacaaaacaaatgaacagcCTAAAACTTGTTGGTGAAATATTTACTGTTAATGTTCCTGTAGGTGAAGCCTtatctgccagcagatggagatgatgCAAAATCTGTCACAGCTAGATTAGCCTCCCCCTATTCTCAGTAAGCAGCAGATATTAGACATGCATTTTTTTCCCATcagtagcagggctgaattagccatgctgtcatgggagctgTCTTCAGGTCCTGGGAGGCAGAGCTTCCCCAAGCAGAGGTTAAAGTTTTTGCCCTCTACGGCTGCACGTGggttcccgtgcaggaaagtaacagattctcctcagtctggtTTTTATCCGCGTGTGGGATCACAGGCGGAGCTTCGCTTCTCTTCTCCTCAGATGATGTCTCAAAGTAGGCAACCGGGGTTCAAACCTTGCACATGTGGTAAAATCAGCAGAGAAAAAAGTGGCTTCTGCCCCCCTCTCCAATACACATTCTTTGCCGGGAGTGGTGAAGAAAAAGAGCGGCCTCGATGGACTCTCCAGGCCTGGAGAAAAGGTGAGATCTGCAATGGGATTTCATAAAAAACCAAAACTATCTCTGTGCAGAGCGGGAACAACTCAGTCTCTATATTTGCCCCACGCCCTTCGGAGTCCAAAATGATCGAGGCAGTGCCATGATACTGCACATTTGACACAGACGCATAAAGCAAGGTGCGTTGAAGCTGATACAATTGACGCAAAAACATTCAAAATCGATGCATGGCCAAGTGGGAACGATGCATCTTGTTTCGACACCGATGCATCTGGCATCAAGATCGACAGATCTACCAGAAGAGACACATTGTTCACTTAAATCGACGTACAAATGGAAACATACAATGCATAGAGGTTCCCCATCTCCACAACCGCGAAGGTCAATGGCTTCTGTGACGCATGAAACCTCTACTATAGCGCAGAGTCAATCTCTTCCACTAGACCCTTCACCTAAACAGAGAAAGTCTCATCATTCTCATAAACACAAAGGTACATCACAATCCACGACTACGATGTATGCCCGTCATGTCTACAAACATAGTCCCCGCTCAGTGGGGATACGACAAACAGCCACATCCACCTCATCTTTAGAGGAGGATGTGCTTCAAGTACAATCCTCTCCAATAACATTTAGGAGCAAATCAGGTAGTTCCTCAAGTTCTTACTTCCATTCTGCATctcattactagagatgtgaatcgtgtcctcgatcgtcttaacgatcgatttcggctgggagggaatcgtatcgtcacaGTTTGGGTATTTAGAgtatcgtgaaccggcacactaaaagcccctaaaacccacccccgaccctttaaattaaatcccccaccctcccaaacccccccc
Proteins encoded in this window:
- the STMN1 gene encoding stathmin, producing MATSDIQVKELEKRASGQAFELILSPRSSETVPEFPLSPPKKKDLSLEEIQKKLEAAEERRKSHEAEVLKQLAEKREHEKEVLQKAIEENNLFSKMAEEKLTHKMEANKENREAQMAAKLERLREKDKKVEEVRKNKESKDDAEN